A genomic window from Gemmatimonadaceae bacterium includes:
- a CDS encoding NAD(P)-dependent oxidoreductase, with translation MSIAFLGLGAIGTPMARHLASRPTPLRVWNRTASRAAAFAAAHGATHAATPADAARGADIVITCFPVSRDVEALLDGPDGLLAGMSTGSTLVDCTSGDPATSRRIAARLAARGIGFLDAPVSGGVAGAEAGTLTVMVGGDAATLERVRPALEAFGKRIVPCGSVGAGDAVKAVNNALLAQHIIGTAEGLHALAAMGVDPAVALEVINNSSGRSNASQNLFPERVLTKAYPRTFRLALLDKDVGIAAGIAKEAGVPAPLLDAASALYREAHAAMGEEVDHVEIVRWLEQRIGGGAA, from the coding sequence ATGTCCATTGCGTTCCTCGGCCTCGGCGCCATCGGCACCCCGATGGCCCGCCACCTCGCTTCCCGCCCCACGCCGCTGCGCGTCTGGAACCGCACCGCCTCGCGTGCCGCAGCCTTTGCAGCCGCCCACGGCGCGACCCACGCCGCCACCCCAGCCGACGCCGCCCGCGGCGCCGACATCGTCATCACCTGCTTCCCCGTCTCCCGCGACGTGGAAGCGCTGCTCGACGGTCCGGACGGTCTTCTCGCTGGGATGTCGACCGGCAGCACGCTCGTCGACTGCACCTCGGGCGATCCGGCCACGTCGCGGCGCATCGCGGCGCGACTCGCGGCGCGGGGCATCGGATTTCTCGACGCACCGGTCTCGGGTGGCGTCGCGGGAGCGGAAGCCGGCACGCTCACCGTGATGGTCGGCGGGGATGCGGCCACGCTGGAACGCGTGCGTCCCGCACTGGAGGCCTTCGGCAAGCGCATCGTGCCCTGCGGCTCTGTGGGAGCCGGCGACGCGGTGAAGGCCGTCAACAACGCCCTGCTCGCGCAGCACATCATCGGCACGGCCGAGGGCCTGCACGCGCTGGCCGCGATGGGAGTGGATCCAGCCGTCGCGCTTGAGGTGATCAACAATTCCAGCGGGCGTTCCAACGCCAGCCAGAACCTCTTTCCCGAGCGGGTGCTCACCAAGGCCTATCCGCGCACGTTCCGCCTCGCGTTGCTGGACAAGGACGTCGGCATCGCTGCCGGCATCGCCAAGGAGGCGGGCGTGCCGGCGCCGTTGCTCGACGCGGCCAGCGCGCTGTACCGCGAGGCGCACGCCGCGATGGGCGAGGAGGTGGACCACGTCGAGATAGTGCGCTGGCTCGAACAACGAATCGGCGGTGGGGCTGCGTAA